Proteins co-encoded in one Halorussus lipolyticus genomic window:
- the mnhG gene encoding monovalent cation/H(+) antiporter subunit G: MNEIHQLVVAALVVVGSFFLLVGTVGLLRLPDVYNRMHATSKATTLGASSLLLAGFVYYGPQGAGLTSLVGIVFLFLTAPTGAHLISRSAQKMGVPLFGKEAKWPGEESD, encoded by the coding sequence ATGAACGAAATCCACCAACTCGTCGTTGCGGCGCTCGTCGTCGTCGGGAGTTTCTTCCTACTGGTCGGTACGGTCGGCCTGCTCAGGCTTCCCGACGTGTACAACCGGATGCACGCTACCAGCAAGGCGACCACGCTCGGGGCCTCGTCTCTGCTCCTCGCGGGGTTCGTCTACTACGGTCCGCAGGGTGCAGGCCTGACCTCGCTGGTCGGCATCGTCTTCCTGTTCCTGACCGCGCCGACCGGCGCGCACCTCATCTCCCGGTCGGCCCAGAAGATGGGCGTGCCCTTATTCGGGAAGGAGGCCAAGTGGCCGGGCGAGGAGTCCGACTGA